The following are encoded in a window of Microvirga ossetica genomic DNA:
- a CDS encoding TRAP transporter small permease: MHMIVEGYFKLLKILIALFLAIMVVLVFGNVVLRYAFNSGITVSEEVSRWLFVWLTFLGAIVALRQHGHLGVDALVRRLPNAGKRACLIVTQILMLYATWLLLQGSWEQTMINWDVAAPASGLSTGWFYGVGIVFGVSTGLILMADLYRTVSGKLSDEELVMVKESEEQGEFEALQHELAERDRRESALATPASTPGKVQS; encoded by the coding sequence ATGCACATGATCGTGGAAGGCTACTTCAAGCTGCTAAAGATCCTGATTGCCCTTTTCCTGGCGATCATGGTCGTTCTCGTTTTCGGCAACGTGGTGCTGCGTTACGCCTTCAACTCCGGCATTACGGTCTCGGAGGAGGTCTCGCGCTGGCTCTTCGTCTGGCTGACCTTCCTGGGCGCCATCGTGGCCCTGCGCCAGCATGGCCATCTCGGTGTCGATGCCCTGGTCCGACGCCTGCCGAATGCGGGCAAGCGCGCCTGCCTGATCGTCACTCAGATCCTCATGCTCTACGCCACCTGGCTGCTGCTCCAGGGCAGCTGGGAGCAGACCATGATCAACTGGGATGTGGCAGCGCCGGCCTCCGGCCTCTCGACCGGCTGGTTCTATGGCGTCGGCATCGTCTTCGGCGTCTCGACCGGCCTGATCCTGATGGCCGATCTCTACCGCACGGTCAGTGGCAAGCTCTCGGACGAGGAGCTTGTCATGGTCAAGGAGTCGGAAGAGCAGGGAGAGTTTGAGGCGCTCCAGCATGAATTGGCCGAGCGCGACCGCCGCGAAAGCGCGCTCGCCACCCCCGCATCCACACCCGGGAAGGTGCAGTCATGA
- a CDS encoding TRAP transporter large permease, with amino-acid sequence MTIAIFVGSLLGTMAIGMPIAYALLLSGIALMYYMDLFDAQIVAQNIINGADSFPLLAVPFFMLAGEIMNTGGLSKRIVDVALALVGHVKGGLGYVAILAACILSALSGSAVADAAALSALLVPMMVKAGHSKSLSGGLIAASGVIGPVIPPSIGFVVFGVVGGVSITKLFLAGLVPGILLGLGLAFAWWWEVRKETIVSPPKKSAGEIGRALREGIWALILPFIIVFGLKFGVFTPTEAAVVAAVYSLIVAVFVYRELKVSELFAVFVTSAQTTAVVMLLVAAALVSAWLITVSEIATSVVDLLEPFMGNQTMLLIAIMVLVVIVGTAMDMTPTILILTPILMPVVKAAGIDPVYFGVLFIVNNSIGLITPPVGTVLNVVAGVSKISMEDLMKGVWPFLLAQLVVLFLMVLFPQLVMWPAKLIGG; translated from the coding sequence ATGACCATTGCGATCTTCGTCGGCTCTCTTCTCGGCACCATGGCGATCGGAATGCCGATCGCCTACGCCCTGCTCCTCAGCGGCATCGCCCTGATGTACTACATGGACCTGTTCGACGCCCAGATCGTGGCGCAGAACATCATCAACGGCGCCGACAGCTTCCCCCTCCTGGCGGTGCCGTTCTTCATGCTGGCCGGCGAGATCATGAACACGGGCGGCCTGTCCAAGCGCATCGTGGACGTTGCCCTGGCGCTGGTGGGCCACGTGAAGGGCGGCCTCGGCTATGTGGCCATTCTGGCCGCCTGCATTCTCTCGGCTTTGTCCGGCTCGGCCGTGGCCGATGCTGCGGCTCTCTCGGCTCTGCTCGTGCCCATGATGGTCAAAGCCGGCCACAGCAAGTCGCTCTCCGGCGGGCTCATCGCCGCATCCGGCGTGATCGGGCCGGTGATCCCACCCAGCATCGGTTTTGTGGTGTTCGGTGTCGTGGGTGGTGTGTCGATCACCAAGCTGTTCCTGGCCGGCCTGGTGCCTGGGATTCTGCTCGGTCTCGGCTTGGCCTTCGCCTGGTGGTGGGAGGTGCGCAAGGAAACCATCGTCAGCCCGCCGAAGAAGTCGGCAGGCGAAATCGGGCGCGCTCTACGCGAGGGTATCTGGGCTCTGATCCTGCCCTTCATCATCGTCTTCGGCCTGAAGTTCGGTGTCTTCACCCCGACCGAAGCGGCGGTGGTGGCGGCAGTCTACTCGCTGATCGTGGCGGTGTTCGTCTACCGCGAACTCAAGGTCTCGGAGCTGTTTGCCGTCTTCGTGACCTCGGCTCAGACAACCGCCGTCGTCATGCTGCTGGTGGCTGCAGCCCTGGTCTCGGCGTGGCTGATCACAGTATCGGAAATCGCCACCTCCGTGGTCGATTTGCTCGAGCCGTTCATGGGCAACCAGACGATGCTGCTGATTGCCATCATGGTGCTCGTGGTCATTGTCGGAACGGCCATGGACATGACGCCGACGATCCTGATCCTGACGCCGATCCTGATGCCGGTGGTCAAGGCGGCTGGCATCGACCCGGTCTATTTCGGCGTGCTGTTCATCGTGAACAACTCGATCGGCTTGATCACGCCGCCGGTCGGCACCGTGCTCAACGTCGTGGCCGGCGTGTCGAAGATCAGCATGGAAGACCTGATGAAGGGTGTCTGGCCTTTCCTGCTGGCACAGCTCGTCGTGCTGTTCCTCATGGTGCTGTTCCCACAGCTTGTCATGTGGCCCGCCAAATTGATCGGGGGTTGA
- a CDS encoding transglutaminase-like cysteine peptidase, producing MDHVDQALYTRPNLSGGTKRSAQKTALIGIALAALAGFVSSASAESILPARATGSFQVVGAAGPTQAWINFCRSHPHECRVDFSQPARIAMNSQVWAALTQVNERVNSLILAVTDQDHWGVLDRWDFPDDGLGDCEDIQLLKRRLLVQAGLPHRAMRMAAVVDEQGQGHAVLMVLTDRGDFILDNKRNAILPWRRTGYAFIKREGTNSRAWVALGHQLAPFSTANR from the coding sequence ATGGATCATGTTGATCAGGCCCTCTATACCCGACCCAACCTGAGCGGCGGCACCAAGCGAAGTGCTCAGAAGACGGCGCTGATTGGCATTGCGCTTGCGGCACTTGCAGGCTTTGTAAGCTCTGCCTCTGCCGAGAGCATTCTCCCGGCGCGAGCAACTGGCTCATTTCAAGTTGTAGGAGCCGCAGGCCCGACCCAAGCGTGGATCAATTTCTGCCGGAGCCACCCTCATGAATGTCGTGTCGATTTCTCGCAGCCTGCGCGGATTGCGATGAACTCGCAGGTGTGGGCTGCCCTCACACAAGTGAACGAGCGCGTAAACTCATTGATCCTGGCCGTCACAGACCAGGATCATTGGGGCGTTCTCGACCGATGGGACTTCCCTGATGATGGCCTTGGCGACTGCGAGGACATCCAACTTCTGAAACGGAGGCTGCTGGTCCAGGCGGGCCTGCCCCATCGGGCCATGCGGATGGCAGCCGTCGTTGACGAGCAGGGGCAGGGACATGCTGTGCTCATGGTCCTCACTGACCGTGGTGATTTCATTCTCGACAACAAGAGAAACGCCATTCTGCCCTGGCGGCGAACAGGCTATGCTTTCATCAAACGTGAAGGCACGAACAGCAGGGCATGGGTCGCTCTTGGACATCAGCTTGCACCATTCTCGACGGCAAACCGTTAG
- a CDS encoding MucR family transcriptional regulator produces the protein MSESATSPNYIELCADIVSAYVSNNSVQAADLPVLLNSVYAALTKTAQGQKEEPKAELVPAVSVRKSVTPDAIICLEDGKSFKSLKRHLRTTYDMTPERYRAKWNLPADYPMVAPNYAKARSELAKTMGLGQQRKKSAARVETAANDVTPAKPKRAAAKAAATSEEVTAPAKGRRTKKAA, from the coding sequence ATGAGCGAGAGCGCAACCTCTCCGAACTACATCGAACTCTGTGCCGACATTGTTTCGGCGTATGTCAGCAACAACTCCGTACAAGCCGCCGACCTGCCGGTGCTGCTCAACTCCGTCTATGCCGCCCTGACGAAGACCGCACAGGGACAGAAAGAAGAGCCAAAAGCTGAGTTGGTACCTGCCGTTTCAGTGCGGAAGTCCGTCACTCCGGATGCCATCATTTGCTTGGAGGACGGTAAGTCGTTCAAATCGCTCAAGCGCCATCTGCGCACGACCTATGACATGACCCCCGAGCGGTACCGCGCCAAGTGGAACCTGCCAGCGGACTACCCGATGGTTGCGCCGAACTACGCCAAGGCACGATCTGAGCTTGCCAAGACGATGGGGCTCGGCCAGCAACGCAAGAAGAGTGCGGCTCGGGTAGAAACTGCTGCAAATGATGTTACTCCTGCCAAGCCGAAGCGCGCTGCCGCCAAGGCCGCTGCGACATCCGAGGAAGTGACTGCACCGGCTAAAGGCCGCCGCACGAAGAAGGCTGCATAG
- a CDS encoding AtzE family amidohydrolase, which translates to MAELVRSGAVTSQSITLMFLERIERLNPDLNAFTDVTADRALSQSREIDRAVAEGNVPGPLAGVPFAVKNLFDVEGLPTRAGSMINRDRRPALRDALLVERLVQAGAVLLGALNMGEYAYDFTGENAHDGACRNPHDLSHMAGGSSSGSGAATAAGLSPVSLGSDTNGSIRVPSSLCGIFGLKPTFGRLPRTGTFPFCDSLDHLGPLARTSHDLALTYDVLQGLHATEASHDCPRSQPTLPTLDQGIDGLRVVIAGGHFDTAGMDEAAGAVRVVAQALGAKETVDVDGAAEARAAAFLITNGESAAFHLDRLKTRAMDFDPETRDRFLAGALLPAAWLIQAQRVRRWFHDKMMDLFQDVDLVIAPATPCPAPLVGQTTLPLRGETVALRPNLGLFTQPISCVGLPVVTVPVWSGQLPIGVQLIAAPWREELCLRVARALEMTGVAIANPPRGPH; encoded by the coding sequence ATGGCCGAATTGGTGCGATCGGGTGCCGTCACGTCGCAAAGCATAACGCTCATGTTCCTGGAACGCATTGAGCGATTGAACCCGGATCTCAATGCTTTCACGGATGTCACTGCGGATCGGGCGTTGAGCCAGTCCCGGGAGATCGACCGGGCCGTTGCGGAAGGCAATGTGCCCGGACCTCTCGCCGGAGTGCCGTTTGCGGTCAAGAACCTGTTCGATGTCGAGGGTCTCCCCACGAGGGCTGGCTCGATGATAAATCGCGATCGGCGTCCGGCGCTGCGTGACGCGCTACTGGTCGAGCGACTGGTCCAGGCGGGCGCCGTGCTTCTCGGCGCCCTGAACATGGGCGAGTACGCTTACGACTTCACGGGCGAGAACGCGCACGACGGTGCCTGTCGGAATCCCCATGATCTGTCCCACATGGCCGGAGGCTCATCATCAGGCTCGGGTGCGGCAACTGCCGCGGGCCTTTCCCCGGTCTCCCTCGGTTCGGATACGAATGGGTCGATCAGGGTGCCGAGCTCTCTCTGCGGGATATTCGGCCTTAAGCCGACCTTCGGCCGCCTGCCTCGCACGGGTACCTTTCCTTTCTGCGACAGCCTCGATCATCTGGGCCCTCTGGCGCGGACGTCCCACGATCTGGCACTGACCTATGACGTATTGCAGGGACTTCACGCCACGGAGGCATCGCACGACTGCCCCCGATCACAGCCGACACTGCCAACGCTCGACCAGGGGATCGACGGATTGCGCGTCGTGATAGCCGGCGGTCATTTTGACACTGCCGGAATGGACGAGGCTGCGGGGGCGGTCCGCGTGGTCGCACAGGCTCTCGGCGCGAAGGAAACCGTCGATGTCGATGGCGCGGCGGAAGCCCGCGCCGCCGCCTTCCTGATCACCAACGGGGAAAGCGCGGCATTCCATCTCGATCGACTCAAGACGAGAGCGATGGATTTCGATCCCGAAACACGCGATCGGTTCCTCGCGGGCGCTCTCTTGCCCGCGGCATGGCTTATCCAGGCGCAGCGCGTTCGACGGTGGTTCCACGATAAGATGATGGACTTGTTCCAGGACGTGGATCTCGTGATCGCGCCCGCAACTCCTTGTCCTGCACCGCTCGTCGGTCAGACGACATTGCCCCTGCGCGGTGAAACGGTCGCCCTTCGTCCCAATCTTGGCCTTTTTACCCAGCCGATCTCGTGCGTTGGCCTTCCGGTAGTCACTGTTCCTGTCTGGTCGGGACAGCTCCCGATCGGTGTCCAACTGATCGCAGCCCCATGGCGGGAGGAACTTTGTCTCCGCGTCGCTCGCGCTTTGGAGATGACGGGTGTGGCCATAGCCAATCCGCCGAGGGGCCCGCATTGA
- a CDS encoding DUF4089 domain-containing protein → MHLTDEAAMPKDFERQVEILASVVGLSITDVERPGVVRFFRLATAMANKVYGVPLADDTFEVPAVFLPGMSGREQT, encoded by the coding sequence ATGCATCTCACGGATGAGGCAGCCATGCCGAAGGATTTCGAACGCCAGGTCGAAATCCTGGCATCCGTGGTCGGGTTGTCGATCACGGATGTCGAGAGACCCGGTGTCGTCCGGTTCTTTCGCTTGGCGACGGCAATGGCGAACAAGGTCTACGGCGTGCCACTTGCGGACGATACCTTCGAAGTCCCGGCGGTCTTCCTGCCCGGGATGAGCGGAAGAGAACAGACGTGA
- a CDS encoding regulator, which produces MKAASDHTPVLWTPGDWNAFFGFGTNILVNLLVLTGLLQFVLKMPSDIVFGRILPALGLMMFLSTSYYAWLAYSLAKRTGRSDVCALPSGISVPHMFVVTFVIMLPIASATGDPIKGWEAGLVWVFFQSFILMLGGFIAPFIRKVTPRAALLGTLAGVSIAFISMRPALEIFMTPAIGLVCLAIILVSWLGGVRYPRGIPAGLVAVAFGIVISWLTSAFGLGIGDMKLSNVVSAFANFGFSLPVPAVDHVFSGFQYLGIILVTAIPFGIYDLVEAMDNVESAEAAGDHFPTTRVLTADGVVSLIGCLLGNPFINAVYIGHPGWKSMGGRIGYSAATGVMVLLLCWLGIVSLLLAIIPIVAISPILLYIGMLIGAQAFQTTPATHAPAIVLALTPHLAAWAKTLIDGTLTAAGTSASQVGLDKLSNVGVLYHGLEVLGGGAILSGLILGAICVFIIERQFAQAAAFALAAAVLTYFGLMHGESIGVGNGLGVTPTLVVAYGLMALFLFALGRTSFVLSTERPPATPELEPAE; this is translated from the coding sequence ATGAAGGCAGCAAGCGATCATACTCCTGTCCTTTGGACACCAGGTGACTGGAACGCATTCTTCGGTTTCGGCACGAACATCCTCGTCAATCTCCTGGTCCTCACAGGTTTGCTCCAGTTTGTTCTCAAGATGCCGAGTGATATCGTATTCGGGCGAATTCTGCCTGCACTCGGCCTCATGATGTTTCTGTCCACCTCGTACTATGCGTGGCTCGCCTATTCATTGGCCAAGAGAACGGGGCGGAGTGACGTGTGCGCCCTGCCGTCTGGCATCAGCGTGCCCCACATGTTCGTCGTTACCTTCGTCATCATGCTGCCGATCGCATCCGCGACGGGCGATCCCATCAAGGGGTGGGAGGCCGGACTCGTATGGGTGTTCTTCCAGAGCTTCATTCTCATGCTCGGAGGCTTCATCGCTCCTTTCATCCGCAAGGTAACGCCCCGCGCGGCTCTGCTCGGCACGCTCGCCGGGGTCTCCATTGCGTTCATCTCGATGCGGCCGGCCCTGGAAATCTTCATGACCCCGGCAATCGGCCTCGTCTGCCTCGCGATCATCCTGGTGAGCTGGCTCGGAGGTGTCCGTTATCCACGCGGGATCCCGGCGGGACTGGTCGCCGTCGCGTTCGGGATCGTCATTAGCTGGCTCACCTCCGCCTTCGGCCTCGGCATTGGCGACATGAAGCTTTCGAACGTCGTCTCGGCCTTCGCGAATTTCGGCTTCTCGTTGCCGGTTCCGGCCGTCGACCACGTTTTCTCGGGTTTCCAATACCTTGGCATCATATTGGTCACTGCCATCCCGTTCGGGATTTATGACCTCGTGGAGGCCATGGACAATGTCGAGAGTGCCGAGGCGGCCGGCGATCACTTCCCGACGACCCGCGTCCTTACGGCCGATGGCGTTGTCAGCCTGATCGGATGCCTGCTTGGCAATCCGTTCATCAACGCAGTCTATATCGGACATCCAGGCTGGAAGTCGATGGGCGGCCGGATCGGCTACTCGGCCGCAACGGGCGTGATGGTACTCCTGTTGTGCTGGTTGGGGATCGTTTCGCTTCTCCTGGCGATTATCCCCATTGTCGCGATTTCACCAATCCTGCTGTATATCGGCATGCTGATCGGAGCGCAGGCATTCCAGACCACGCCTGCGACGCATGCCCCCGCCATCGTATTGGCCCTGACGCCACATTTGGCAGCTTGGGCCAAGACCCTCATCGATGGCACGCTCACCGCGGCCGGGACATCCGCCTCACAGGTCGGTCTTGATAAACTTAGCAACGTCGGTGTCCTTTACCACGGACTCGAGGTCCTTGGCGGCGGTGCGATCCTGTCGGGATTGATCCTCGGCGCGATCTGCGTGTTCATCATCGAGCGCCAGTTCGCCCAAGCAGCGGCGTTTGCCCTTGCCGCTGCCGTTCTTACCTACTTCGGTCTCATGCATGGCGAGTCGATCGGCGTTGGCAACGGCTTAGGAGTAACGCCTACGCTCGTGGTGGCATACGGACTCATGGCTCTCTTCCTGTTTGCGCTTGGACGGACAAGCTTCGTCCTCTCGACCGAACGCCCGCCTGCAACGCCCGAACTGGAACCGGCGGAGTAG